In one window of Paracoccus saliphilus DNA:
- a CDS encoding cupin domain-containing protein, which produces MKIIRPGQTPSGAGPADWFTGPVRIDPLFSAEAPGRTSGAHVTFEPGARTAWHTHPAGQTLIVTFGCGRVQREGGPVEKIRAGDVVWFAAGEKHWHGAAPDTAMSHIAIQESIDGSPVTWMEKVTDADYLN; this is translated from the coding sequence ATGAAAATCATCCGCCCGGGGCAAACGCCCTCCGGTGCTGGCCCGGCTGACTGGTTTACCGGTCCTGTCCGTATCGATCCGTTGTTCTCGGCGGAGGCTCCGGGCCGTACCAGTGGCGCTCATGTGACATTCGAGCCGGGCGCGCGCACGGCATGGCACACCCATCCGGCCGGTCAGACTTTGATCGTGACCTTTGGCTGTGGCCGCGTCCAGCGTGAGGGCGGGCCGGTCGAGAAAATTCGCGCCGGTGATGTCGTCTGGTTTGCGGCCGGGGAAAAGCACTGGCACGGCGCCGCTCCCGACACCGCCATGAGCCATATCGCAATACAGGAATCCATCGACGGATCACCTGTTACGTGGATGGAGAAAGTCACGGACGCCGATTACTTAAATTGA
- a CDS encoding DUF1963 domain-containing protein → MKHDGAFPTLLDLDASLASRGVSGADRQMLLKLAKPAMAFPSTVMEDSNIPTGTSKIGGAPDMPRGMGWPFREATEVGMREVAQLRKMLAENPSDYLEGELSLKAPLASAAAPLTFMAQVDLVACAATGGDMDPDIPTEGIFLLFYDLVFRPWYGHESSGNAVFRLLHVTAEKTMLVRREPPEIGYPLFGSMEEFKDRLPSALLDPVPTYTLPDSGSSPFLLHYDITKPLPHDEWLDSDRFSLGSAIQLGGWPENIQGDMAIELAADDAGIELPYGDAFLPAARAIEPLAEQWVHLIQLGDYDTPYNDFDGLYHVWIKREDLRRRDFTKARLVYRTT, encoded by the coding sequence ATGAAGCATGACGGTGCGTTTCCCACGCTGCTAGATCTGGATGCATCACTGGCATCTCGTGGTGTCTCCGGCGCAGATCGACAAATGCTTCTCAAACTGGCCAAACCCGCCATGGCCTTCCCGTCAACGGTAATGGAAGACAGCAACATACCAACAGGCACCAGCAAGATTGGTGGTGCTCCTGATATGCCGCGGGGTATGGGCTGGCCTTTTCGGGAGGCAACCGAAGTCGGAATGAGAGAGGTGGCACAGCTGCGTAAAATGCTCGCAGAAAACCCCAGCGATTATCTGGAAGGCGAGTTGTCTCTGAAAGCGCCCCTCGCATCAGCAGCTGCGCCACTCACCTTCATGGCGCAAGTCGATCTTGTGGCCTGTGCCGCAACGGGAGGCGATATGGATCCCGACATTCCAACGGAAGGAATATTCCTGCTCTTTTACGACCTCGTATTCCGGCCTTGGTATGGTCATGAATCAAGCGGGAATGCCGTCTTCCGGCTTCTGCATGTCACAGCCGAAAAGACGATGCTTGTGCGGCGGGAACCTCCAGAGATCGGCTATCCCCTTTTCGGTTCCATGGAGGAGTTCAAGGATCGGCTGCCATCGGCGCTCCTCGATCCCGTGCCCACATACACATTGCCGGACTCAGGCTCCTCTCCGTTTCTACTTCATTACGACATCACCAAACCATTGCCGCATGACGAATGGCTGGACAGTGACCGTTTCAGCCTTGGAAGCGCAATCCAATTGGGTGGTTGGCCGGAAAACATACAAGGCGATATGGCAATTGAACTGGCAGCCGATGATGCCGGTATTGAACTGCCTTACGGCGACGCGTTCCTACCTGCCGCGCGGGCCATCGAACCCCTGGCGGAACAATGGGTTCACCTGATCCAGCTCGGCGATTACGACACGCCTTACAATGATTTCGACGGGCTCTATCACGTCTGGATCAAACGCGAAGACCTTCGACGGCGAGATTTCACCAAGGCGCGTCTTGTCTACCGAACAACCTGA
- a CDS encoding SPFH domain-containing protein, with translation MYFLLSNPWLPIIIFLVILLLPSMIVITSQQNVRLIETFGKFSSVRQAGLSFKLPWPIQSATSNFSMRVREIGEDVGVKSSDNAFVVVPIRVQFAVKEGGAQDAFYRLDDPETQIRSYVVNQVRATASSMTFDDLFKSRDAFETDVEQTLAARMGEFGFKIENVLVDDPQPSTELREAFDRVIAAQRLKDAATNEGEALRIKSVAAANAEGESLRIKGEAYAKFRNIIAEGNAEALKKFTATTGLTDKDALDFFTSVNEMEAVTTAAEAGGNIVFVAGNTKSGVEHALLGAMAQIKQNEG, from the coding sequence ATGTATTTCCTGCTTTCCAACCCCTGGCTCCCTATCATCATCTTCCTGGTGATCCTCCTGCTCCCATCGATGATTGTCATCACCAGTCAGCAAAACGTCCGGCTGATCGAGACCTTCGGGAAATTCAGCTCGGTTCGTCAGGCGGGGCTTTCTTTCAAGCTGCCCTGGCCCATCCAGTCCGCCACGAGCAATTTTTCGATGCGCGTCCGCGAGATCGGCGAAGACGTGGGCGTGAAAAGCTCGGACAACGCGTTCGTGGTCGTTCCGATCCGTGTCCAGTTCGCGGTGAAGGAGGGCGGCGCGCAGGATGCCTTCTACCGTCTCGATGACCCGGAAACCCAGATCCGCTCATATGTCGTGAACCAGGTTCGTGCCACAGCCTCGAGCATGACATTCGATGATCTGTTCAAGTCCCGTGACGCGTTCGAAACGGATGTGGAGCAAACTCTCGCTGCCCGGATGGGCGAGTTCGGCTTCAAGATCGAGAACGTCCTCGTGGATGACCCGCAGCCCTCGACCGAGCTTCGGGAAGCCTTCGACCGGGTGATCGCCGCCCAACGCCTGAAAGACGCCGCGACGAATGAAGGCGAGGCGCTGCGGATCAAATCCGTTGCCGCGGCGAATGCCGAGGGAGAATCCCTGCGCATCAAGGGTGAGGCCTATGCCAAGTTCCGCAATATCATTGCGGAAGGGAATGCCGAGGCTTTGAAAAAATTCACGGCCACCACGGGCCTGACAGACAAGGACGCGCTGGATTTCTTCACCTCCGTGAACGAGATGGAGGCCGTAACGACTGCCGCCGAAGCCGGGGGAAATATCGTTTTCGTCGCCGGGAACACGAAGAGCGGAGTCGAACACGCGCTGCTCGGCGCCATGGCGCAAATCAAGCAGAATGAAGGCTGA
- a CDS encoding thiol-disulfide oxidoreductase DCC family protein, which produces MTSTPSSEERIPLSKLNFPKFHYRSNERLVGKFPEDRLLFVYDGVCVLCSGGAKMVAKRDKFDRVRFVSGQSELGKEFFKHYGLPSTEFTAQLVIADGEAFTGFDGFAETIRRLPISWLHLGRLLRYLPFKEKIYSWLARNRYRVFGRRSNCMIPPVELKKRFIA; this is translated from the coding sequence GTGACAAGCACACCAAGCAGCGAAGAGCGTATTCCTCTATCAAAGCTGAATTTCCCGAAATTTCATTACCGAAGCAATGAACGCCTCGTCGGCAAGTTTCCGGAAGACAGGCTTCTCTTCGTTTACGATGGCGTTTGTGTGCTCTGCTCGGGTGGCGCTAAAATGGTGGCAAAACGTGACAAATTCGACCGCGTTCGTTTTGTTAGCGGTCAATCTGAGCTTGGGAAGGAGTTCTTCAAGCATTACGGTTTGCCTTCCACTGAGTTTACAGCGCAGCTCGTGATCGCTGACGGTGAAGCGTTCACAGGCTTCGATGGTTTCGCCGAGACCATCAGACGACTCCCCATCAGCTGGCTGCATCTGGGCAGGCTATTGCGATACCTGCCATTCAAGGAAAAGATATACAGCTGGTTGGCAAGAAATCGTTATCGCGTGTTTGGGCGCCGTTCCAACTGTATGATACCGCCCGTGGAATTGAAGAAGCGATTTATCGCTTGA
- a CDS encoding hemolysin family protein, with the protein MLLEILIVFTMTLVNGVLAMSELAVVSSRTARLKVMADNGSRGAGIAMRLAADPGRFLSSVQIGITLVGILSGAFSGATLGVRLADALTAAGLSVALAQTIGVGGVVVAITYLSLVFGELVPKQIALRAPESAAARIAPLLQAISIAAAPVVWLLDKSGKIVLALLGQSGTPDNGVTDEEIRLVLSEARTAGVMEVAETEMIAGVMRIADRTARGLMVPRHEVELVDIADDPAAVVARFRETDHSRLPVRGGGPDDIVGVVKSRDFLDAGASGVAPELRDLIVEAPVVRDGMAALDVLEMLRKTPAHMVLVYDEYGHFEGIITPMDVLEAIVGEFHEGEGAEAKIVSREDGSLLVAGWTPVDEFAERIGLLLDGDRDYATVAGLVLEKLGMLPQPGEHFELGGWRIEVVDVDGRRIDKLLVQRKNM; encoded by the coding sequence ATGCTGCTTGAGATCCTGATCGTTTTTACCATGACGCTTGTTAATGGCGTTCTGGCCATGTCCGAGCTTGCCGTCGTCTCTTCGCGCACTGCGCGTCTCAAGGTCATGGCCGATAATGGCAGCCGCGGGGCCGGGATCGCCATGCGCCTTGCGGCGGACCCCGGCAGGTTCCTGTCCAGCGTGCAGATCGGCATCACCCTGGTCGGTATCCTGTCCGGGGCCTTTTCGGGGGCGACGCTCGGCGTGCGCTTGGCCGATGCCCTGACTGCGGCCGGGTTGAGCGTCGCCCTGGCACAGACCATCGGTGTCGGGGGTGTTGTGGTCGCGATCACCTATCTATCGCTGGTGTTCGGGGAATTGGTGCCCAAGCAGATCGCGCTTCGTGCCCCCGAAAGCGCGGCCGCGCGGATCGCGCCGCTTCTTCAAGCCATCTCGATTGCCGCCGCGCCGGTGGTTTGGCTGCTCGACAAATCTGGCAAGATCGTGCTTGCGCTTCTCGGTCAGTCCGGCACCCCGGATAACGGCGTGACGGATGAGGAGATCAGGCTGGTTCTGTCGGAGGCCCGCACCGCCGGCGTGATGGAAGTGGCCGAAACCGAGATGATCGCCGGGGTAATGCGGATTGCCGACCGCACGGCGCGGGGGCTGATGGTGCCGAGGCACGAGGTCGAACTCGTGGATATAGCGGATGATCCGGCGGCCGTGGTCGCGCGCTTTCGGGAAACGGATCATTCGCGTCTTCCGGTGCGAGGTGGCGGTCCCGACGATATTGTCGGTGTCGTCAAGTCCCGCGATTTCCTTGATGCCGGAGCATCCGGTGTAGCGCCGGAACTGCGCGATCTGATCGTCGAAGCGCCGGTGGTTCGCGACGGGATGGCTGCGCTTGATGTGCTCGAGATGCTACGCAAGACCCCTGCGCATATGGTTCTCGTATATGACGAATACGGTCATTTCGAGGGAATCATCACCCCGATGGACGTACTCGAGGCAATTGTCGGTGAATTCCACGAGGGCGAAGGAGCCGAAGCGAAGATCGTTTCCCGCGAGGACGGCAGCCTTCTGGTGGCAGGTTGGACCCCCGTCGATGAATTCGCGGAACGAATAGGATTGTTGCTCGACGGGGATCGCGACTACGCGACGGTGGCTGGCCTCGTGTTGGAAAAGCTGGGGATGTTGCCGCAACCGGGCGAACATTTCGAGCTTGGCGGCTGGCGGATCGAGGTTGTGGATGTGGACGGGCGCCGGATCGACAAACTCCTCGTGCAGCGTAAGAATATGTGA
- a CDS encoding DNA-methyltransferase: protein MTINDRNFLQRGHLDAAPVFPAFPNTIPSRKDHDPSQTVVVGDCLDLLRKIEANSIDAVVTSPPYNIGIRYRTYHDSKPRSEYMEWMEEIASQITRVLADDGSVFINLGAGPDPWISSDVAAEFRKHLMLQNRISWVKNISIGEKSIGHFKPVNSQRYLNRTHEEIFHFTKRGDVKIDRLAVGVPYQDKSNIDRWRHARSDRRCAGNSWYIPYETVRSRAGKFNHPAAFPVGLPLRCLRMHGKAGVVLDPFVGSGTTLVAAQILGWHGIGIEIDEAYAELANARLDELQDP, encoded by the coding sequence ATGACAATCAATGATCGCAATTTCCTGCAGCGCGGGCATCTCGATGCCGCGCCTGTTTTTCCCGCCTTTCCCAACACGATCCCATCTCGCAAGGACCATGATCCTTCCCAGACCGTTGTGGTCGGTGACTGCCTTGATCTCCTGCGCAAGATCGAAGCAAACAGTATTGATGCCGTGGTCACCTCCCCGCCATATAATATTGGCATCAGGTATCGCACGTATCACGACAGCAAGCCTCGTTCCGAATATATGGAATGGATGGAAGAAATTGCCTCGCAGATTACGCGGGTGCTGGCGGATGACGGATCAGTCTTTATCAATCTCGGTGCGGGGCCGGATCCGTGGATTTCGTCGGATGTCGCGGCGGAGTTTCGAAAGCACCTGATGCTGCAGAATCGGATTTCATGGGTCAAGAATATCAGTATCGGAGAGAAATCGATCGGCCATTTCAAACCGGTCAACAGCCAGCGATATCTGAACCGCACTCACGAAGAGATCTTCCATTTTACGAAGCGTGGCGATGTGAAAATTGATCGTCTCGCTGTCGGCGTACCCTACCAGGACAAGAGTAATATTGACCGCTGGAGACATGCGAGATCGGACAGGAGATGCGCTGGAAACTCCTGGTACATTCCTTACGAGACGGTTCGCAGCAGGGCCGGAAAGTTCAATCATCCCGCAGCTTTTCCCGTCGGCCTTCCGCTGCGATGCCTTCGCATGCACGGCAAGGCAGGTGTCGTTCTGGATCCATTCGTGGGGTCAGGCACCACGCTGGTCGCGGCCCAGATACTTGGCTGGCACGGGATAGGCATCGAGATTGATGAAGCCTACGCTGAGCTTGCCAACGCGCGACTTGATGAGCTGCAGGACCCCTGA